TCGCTGACTGTATCTGCATTTTCTGTTTCGAATCCAGCTTGGGCATGGCATGGAATGTGGGTAGGGGGGCGATGTTTGCGGCATTGGCTGTTGCGATTATCTTTATACCGTCACGTAGTCCAATGGCGTGGAATTTCTCTAATTCACAGGTCACAGGGCTTATCATTGCTGCTGCGTTCGGTTGGGCGTTCATGCTTGCCTTGGGTGCGATATTTATGACCATTAACGGGCTTTTCGGTCTGGATATATGGAAGCCGATGGCTTGTGCCCAGGCAGTCTGTGCCGGGTCTGTGCCCGCTGTGATATTCCTCCATCTTATACCACGCAGGGATGAATCCGAGAGGGATGAAAAAGCGTTCTTCGCTACAAAATTCCAGTGCGGCACTGCGAAATATTTCTTTCTGATGGTCACAGTCATATACATGGCTATATTGTATGTATATGGTTTCAAGATACTTTTCACCTGGGAGCTGCCGCGAGGAATAGTGTCATTGTCGGTCACCGGGCTTACAGCCGCGGTATTTGTCACACTGTTTTTTCTTGAGGGTGTGCGTCGCACTCATCCAACCGACAGTCTCACCCTCAAGGCTATACGAGTCCTTCCTGTGGCGATGATCCCGCTTCTTGTGTTGATGAGTGTGGCTGTCCTGTATAGAATAGGGGAGTATGGGCTTACAGTATCCCGGCTGTATGTCCTTACGTTCAACCTGTGGTGCTATGGGGTGTTCATCTATCTCATGGTCCGTCGTCCGCGCATTTATAACGCGGTGGCGATATCTTTTGCCGTGGTGTTCCTTGCCACATCGATTGTTCCATACTTCAACTTCACCACCCTTTCCGATGTGATGATGCAACGCAAGCTCCGGGAAAGGCTCGTTGAACTTGGATTCACTGAATTTCCTGTAAGCGAGGAAGCTTTCATTCCGGAGTTTGAACGTCTCGACAGTCGTGACCGTATGGACCTGCGCTCCATAGTAAAGGAGCTCGACAGGCATGGCATTCAATCCGGTCTTGATGGCATAATTGAACCCTCGTTATATACCGGACATAATTCTGTCATTTACAGTTATAGAAATGATAATGAGGGGTCGGCACAAAAAAGTGTTGATCTCAACTACCGGAAATCCGATGTGAGTATCCCTGACGGATTCCGGAAAGTGGATCAGTTGAACGAATACATGTCAAAGCTGGATGTAGACAATCGCAATGGTGCCATAAGCTTAGGGGGCACGGAGTTTCTGTTGCCTGCCGACAGCCTCATACATCTGTCCGATTCTGTCTATGAGCCGGTGATCTTGCATGCGGCTTCCGGAACTCCCGACACAGTGTTTGTGGCTGAAAGGATATCTTTCTATTATGTCCCTGCCACCTGGAGTGGCAAGCGTGAGGTGACATCCCTGGATATTTACGGATATAAATTCACCAGATAATAATCAAAATATAATTACATATTTGTTATGAACCGTACCGAACTTCTTGAAAACATCCGTCGCAAAGGCTCTTTCCTGTGTGTAGGGCTTGACACTGACATTAAGAAGATTCCAGAGCATCTGAGAAATGTTGAAGACCCTATCTTCACTTTCAATAAGGCTATCATTGATGCGACTGCGCCATACTGTGTGGCGTATAAGCCTAACACCGCTTTCTATGAGAGCCTTGGCGTGGAAGGATGGAGCGCGCTCGACCGCACAGTCAAGTATATCCGTGACAACTATCCTGACCAGTTCATAATCGCGGATGCGAAACGAGGTGACATAGGCAACACATCCTCGCTCTATGCCCGCGCATTCTTTGAGAACATGGGGGTGGATGCTCTCACCGTAGCTCCTTATATGGGCTTCGACAGTGTGAAACCGTTTATGGATTATTCCGGACGCTGGGTGATACTTCTTGCCCTCACATCCAATCCGGGGAGCCGTGATTTCCAGTTCCTTTCCGACATGACCGGCACACGCCTGTTTGAGCATGTGATTGAGACGGCACGCAAGTGGGGCAACGAGGATCAGCTGATGTTTGTCGTAGGAGCCACTCAGGGAGCCATGTTCTCCGAAGTGCGCCGTGTAGCCCCCGACAACTTCCTGCTCGTTCCGGGAGTCGGAGCGCAGGGTGGAAGCCTTGAGGAAGTAGCCAAGTGGGGCATGACACGTGAGTGCGGACTCCTTGTCAACTCTTCGCGCGGTATAATATACGCCTCGCAGGGCGAGGACTTTGCCGAGGTGGCAGCTGCCGAAGCTCGCAAGTTGCGTGACAACATGACAATGCTCCTTTCCGCCCACGGAGTAATCTAAAAAATCAGACCAAAGGGATATATTAAATAAGACCAGAGGACCAGAGATCTAAAGACAGGAGAACAGGAGAACAATTCAGGGAGAACGAAATATAGATTCAAAAATATGGCTCTATGGTTCTCTGGTCTGAAAGTTCCCCTGTTCTCCTGTCTTTAGATCTCTGGTCCTATGGTCTTTGATTATAGACTTTTGGTCCCCCTGTCTATAGCCCTTTGGTCCTCTGGTCTTATTTAATCTCTGGTCTTATCTATTTCTCTTGTCTCGTGATGAGAGAAACTGCGGTAGGATGATGGAGCAAGATTCAGCTTGCCGACAGCGCGCAGCAGTTTGCGTAGCGAAGTGATAAACTCCTGGCTCTCCTGAAGGACATTAAGGTAGACATACGCTACAGTAAGATCGGAGGCATCACCCTTTTGCAGCAGGTCATATACTTCACGAGTGCTGTAAGTAAGCTCATCCTTCACTTTATCGCAGCGAGTGCGTAGCGAGTCGATAGTCTCCGGATCGTATACCTCAATAGCCTTCTCTGAATCGAGAATGGTCTGGTTTATCTTCTCGCAAAGACGCATAAACTTATCATGAAACTGCATCGGTAGCGGGCGGAAATTGTTTTCTACATGCTCCTTGCACACTTCATTGATACGGCGCAGTGAATAGGTCATCGACATTGCCATATTGTTGCTCAGGTGAAACCACGTGTTCTTCTCCATGGCGGTCCCGGTCGGCAGCAGCCTCATGCACAGGGTAAGTTTTCGCCGCTGTCCTTTAAGCACATCCTTTTCAGTGACGAGAGCCTTCTCCGAGCGCGACAGCAACTTTGTGTTATCGTTGATGAACCCGGCGGTGACATCGCTGTAGGTCTGTGCAGCGAACTGCAGGAACATTCTCTGCTTCTCGTTGATGTATATTCTCAGCAGAGGCCACACCTCGGTTTTGTCTTCGGTCGACAGAATGGTCTGAAACAGGGTGTCTTTCTCCGTTTCCTGCTGTTTTTTGCGGAAACGTATGTTGCTGCGTATGAGCATGACTACAGAAATAATGCCACCAGCTATCATGACCGGTACACCCCCTTTGTGCATCAGGCACACCACTATTCCGGCTCCTATGAATGCCATTCCGGCAGTGATGAACCATCCTCCTATCACTGATATGACACCCGTGATGCGGAACACTGCGCTTTCCCTGCCCCATGCCCTGTCAGCGAGTGAAGTACCCATAGCCACCATGAAAGTCACGAAAGTGGTAGAGAGTGGGAGTTTCATCGATGTTCCCCAGGCTATGAGCATACTTGCCAGCATCAGGTTGACCGAGCCGCGCACAAGGTCGAAAGCGGCACCGTCCTCAGCCTGCGATACGGAGGGGTCCATACGCTTTGCTATCCAGCGTTTCACACCTGAAGGGGCATGCTCATTTATCCATCCGTAGGTGTTCAGTGCTCCGCGCACGAGTTTTCTACCTATTCTTGATGAGCCGAACATCTCATCTCCCTGGTTCTGCGCGCTCAGCCCCACGGATGTGCGGGTCACCTGGCGAGCTTTCCTGGATGTGGCGAGAGCTATCACCATTATCATGCCCGCCCCTATTAGAAAATAGAACGGAGTGTCGGCAGGTCCGTTGAGGCTCACCATATTGAAGGCTCCTGGGTTGCCGGCTCCGTTGGCGGCATAGTCCTGATAGGATGCAAGCGATGTGAGGGGTATGCCTATAAAGTTTACGAGGTCGTTCCCTGCAAATGCCATGGCGAGTGAGAAAGTGCCCAACAGGACTACCATCTTGAACACATTGACCTTGAGCAGATGCAGAATCTGTGACAGCAGTGTGAATCCTGCGAGACATATCCCGAGTATTATTGCTGTGTTGGCTGATATCCAGCCTTTGACTTCAGGAGTCATTATCGAGAGGTCCTTGATGCCCTTTAGCAGCATGAAGTAAACTATAGCAGTGCAGGCTATCCCTCCGAAGAGCCCAACTTTCCATTTCAGTCGGCTTTTGTATTCAAAGGTGAAAATAAGCCTCGAAAGGAATTGTACCAGAGTGCCGAACACGAACGCTATGGCAACGG
The sequence above is drawn from the Duncaniella freteri genome and encodes:
- a CDS encoding DUF4153 domain-containing protein, whose protein sequence is MDTIPTQTNIDPKHKKSKISFDMLVHAVRDAWHRFPVTVVYIAYLALWSVIQIIGDFFGDDNLVASLWYLGSMGVPLSLAVYLWCEYLRRPSRLPMVIANLLLVADCICIFCFESSLGMAWNVGRGAMFAALAVAIIFIPSRSPMAWNFSNSQVTGLIIAAAFGWAFMLALGAIFMTINGLFGLDIWKPMACAQAVCAGSVPAVIFLHLIPRRDESERDEKAFFATKFQCGTAKYFFLMVTVIYMAILYVYGFKILFTWELPRGIVSLSVTGLTAAVFVTLFFLEGVRRTHPTDSLTLKAIRVLPVAMIPLLVLMSVAVLYRIGEYGLTVSRLYVLTFNLWCYGVFIYLMVRRPRIYNAVAISFAVVFLATSIVPYFNFTTLSDVMMQRKLRERLVELGFTEFPVSEEAFIPEFERLDSRDRMDLRSIVKELDRHGIQSGLDGIIEPSLYTGHNSVIYSYRNDNEGSAQKSVDLNYRKSDVSIPDGFRKVDQLNEYMSKLDVDNRNGAISLGGTEFLLPADSLIHLSDSVYEPVILHAASGTPDTVFVAERISFYYVPATWSGKREVTSLDIYGYKFTR
- a CDS encoding inorganic phosphate transporter, whose translation is MDIVFLGIVIFLFILAVFDLSVGVSNDAVNFLTSAVGSKAASFKRIIFVAAIGVFIGAAMSNGMMDVARHGIFRPENLSFYDVIAIFMAVMVTDIILLDIFNSLGMPTSTTVSMVFELLGATFVVALFKIAAPESTFGMGDLLNTEKALSVILGIFLSVAIAFVFGTLVQFLSRLIFTFEYKSRLKWKVGLFGGIACTAIVYFMLLKGIKDLSIMTPEVKGWISANTAIILGICLAGFTLLSQILHLLKVNVFKMVVLLGTFSLAMAFAGNDLVNFIGIPLTSLASYQDYAANGAGNPGAFNMVSLNGPADTPFYFLIGAGMIMVIALATSRKARQVTRTSVGLSAQNQGDEMFGSSRIGRKLVRGALNTYGWINEHAPSGVKRWIAKRMDPSVSQAEDGAAFDLVRGSVNLMLASMLIAWGTSMKLPLSTTFVTFMVAMGTSLADRAWGRESAVFRITGVISVIGGWFITAGMAFIGAGIVVCLMHKGGVPVMIAGGIISVVMLIRSNIRFRKKQQETEKDTLFQTILSTEDKTEVWPLLRIYINEKQRMFLQFAAQTYSDVTAGFINDNTKLLSRSEKALVTEKDVLKGQRRKLTLCMRLLPTGTAMEKNTWFHLSNNMAMSMTYSLRRINEVCKEHVENNFRPLPMQFHDKFMRLCEKINQTILDSEKAIEVYDPETIDSLRTRCDKVKDELTYSTREVYDLLQKGDASDLTVAYVYLNVLQESQEFITSLRKLLRAVGKLNLAPSSYRSFSHHETREIDKTRD
- the pyrF gene encoding orotidine-5'-phosphate decarboxylase, which translates into the protein MNRTELLENIRRKGSFLCVGLDTDIKKIPEHLRNVEDPIFTFNKAIIDATAPYCVAYKPNTAFYESLGVEGWSALDRTVKYIRDNYPDQFIIADAKRGDIGNTSSLYARAFFENMGVDALTVAPYMGFDSVKPFMDYSGRWVILLALTSNPGSRDFQFLSDMTGTRLFEHVIETARKWGNEDQLMFVVGATQGAMFSEVRRVAPDNFLLVPGVGAQGGSLEEVAKWGMTRECGLLVNSSRGIIYASQGEDFAEVAAAEARKLRDNMTMLLSAHGVI